The following coding sequences lie in one Arachis hypogaea cultivar Tifrunner chromosome 9, arahy.Tifrunner.gnm2.J5K5, whole genome shotgun sequence genomic window:
- the LOC112713119 gene encoding cytochrome P450 78A7-like produces the protein MGISSTTLDTNWWVLTLPTIIGTHNNILNNLIFVASIALLSIGILAWALFPMGGVAWRNGRNQMGPVPIPGPKGFPIFGILFSLNHGLPHRTLASIASTLSATQLMAFSLGSTPAVITSNSNMAREILNSPHFADRPIKDSAKSLMFSRAIGFAPNGSYWRLLRKIASIHLFSPRRIAAHEAGRRHDCAAMLQAVAQEQSQNGVVFLRKHLQDAALNNIMGTVFGKRYNMEEQKQNSDQQVEELREMVREGFELLGAFNLCDYVPWMRFFYDPFHIKERCSALTPRVKRFVKRVLDEHRLGHQDKKIISDGSDFVDVLLSLEGDEKLQDDDMIAVLWEMIFRGTDTTALVTEWVMAELVLNQEIQARLRNELYNSLGDKNNITDADVAKLTYLEAIVKETLRLHPIGPLLSWARLSTSDVQLSNGMVVPSNTTTMVNMWAITHDPNVWEDPLEFKPERFLKAQGGIDFDIRGVDLRLAPFGAGRRVCPGKNLGLATVTLWVAKLVHRFEWLQDMANPVDLTEVLKLSCEMKTPLKVVAIPRVG, from the exons ATGGGGATATCTTCAACCACCTTAGACACAAATTGGTGGGTGCTTACACTCCCAACCATAATAGGAACACATAATAACATACTTAACAATCTAATCTTTGTAGCCTCAATTGCACTTCTCTCCATTGGAATTTTAGCATGGGCATTATTCCCAATGGGAGGAGTAGCTTGGCGAAACGGCCGGAACCAAATGGGCCCTGTCCCAATTCCAGGGCCCAAAGGGTTCCCGATCTTTGGTATATTATTCAGCTTGAACCATGGCCTTCCACACCGAACCCTAGCTTCCATTGCTTCCACCCTCTCCGCTACACAACTCATGGCCTTCAGCTTAGGCTCCACACCTGCAGTTATCACCTCAAATTCTAACATGGCACGCGAAATCTTGAATTCACCCCATTTTGCGGATCGTCCCATTAAAGATTCCGCAAAGAGCCTCATGTTCAGTAGAGCCATTGGGTTTGCGCCCAACGGCTCATACTGGCGTTTACTTCGAAAGATTGCATCCATTCATCTCTTTTCTCCTAGGCGCATCGCGGCCCATGAGGCCGGTCGCAGGCATGATTGCGCCGCCATGTTGCAAGCTGTGGCTCAAGAACAATCACAAAATGGGGTTGTTTTCCTAAGAAAACACCTCCAAGATGCGGCTCTTAACAACATTATGGGAACCGTCTTTGGAAAAAGATACAACATGGAAGAACAAAAGCAGAATAGCGATCAGCAAGTTGAGGAGCTTCGTGAGATGGTGAGGGAAGGGTTTGAGCTCTTAGGAGCTTTCAACTTGTGTGATTATGTTCCATGGATGAGGTTCTTCTACGACCCTTTTCACATCAAGGAACGGTGTTCCGCTCTTACTCCTCGCGTAAAGAGGTTTGTGAAGAGGGTTTTGGATGAACATCGATTGGGTCATCAGGACAAGAAGATTATTTCTGATGGATCAGACTTCGTGGATGTGCTGCTCTCGTTGGAAGGGGATGAAAAGCTCCAAGATGACGATATGATTGCGGTTTTATGG GAGATGATATTCCGTGGCACAGACACAACAGCACTTGTAACCGAATGGGTAATGGCAGAGCTTGTTTTGAACCAAGAAATTCAGGCTAGGCTTCGCAATGAGCTTTACAATTCTCTTGGGGACAAGAACAACATTACAGATGCTGACGTGGCAAAACTAACATATCTTGAGGCCATTGTGAAAGAGACTTTGCGATTGCACCCAATTGGTCCACTCCTTTCATGGGCCCGCTTGTCCACGTCAGATGTCCAGCTCAGCAATGGCATGGTGGTCCCATCGAACACCACAACAATGGTGAACATGTGGGCCATAACTCACGACCCCAACGTGTGGGAGGATCCATTGGAGTTTAAACCTGAGAGGTTTTTGAAGGCTCAAGGAGGCATTGACTTTGACATAAGGGGCGTTGACCTTAGGCTTGCACCGTTCGGTGCCGGCCGTAGGGTTTGCCCCGGCAAGAACCTTGGCCTTGCCACTGTCACCCTTTGGGTGGCTAAGTTGGTTCACCGGTTTGAATGGTTGCAAGACATGGCTAACCCTGTTGACCTAACCGAAGTGCTCAAGCTTTCTTGTGAAATGAAAACCCCTCTAAAAGTTGTGGCTATTCCAAGGGTTggttaa